A stretch of Nonomuraea africana DNA encodes these proteins:
- a CDS encoding YbaB/EbfC family nucleoid-associated protein: MSEGNFGGIDVEKLIKGADAQMARVEEMQEKLTALVGRASDDDGLVTVEYTSEGMRELQLHPKAMRLSSGELAELIKETVAAAAADLQRGLNEVMGEVFGEDNPMRYAADPEGSMHDIRQARAAFDRTFEDVMGELDRISRRLDL, translated from the coding sequence ATGAGCGAGGGGAACTTCGGCGGCATCGACGTCGAGAAGCTCATCAAGGGCGCCGACGCCCAGATGGCCCGGGTGGAGGAGATGCAGGAGAAACTGACCGCGCTGGTCGGCCGGGCCTCCGACGACGACGGCCTGGTCACCGTGGAGTACACCAGCGAGGGTATGCGCGAGCTCCAGCTCCACCCCAAGGCGATGCGGCTGAGCTCGGGCGAGCTCGCCGAGCTGATCAAGGAGACCGTCGCGGCCGCGGCGGCCGACCTGCAGCGCGGGCTCAACGAGGTCATGGGCGAGGTGTTCGGCGAGGACAACCCCATGCGGTACGCCGCCGACCCCGAAGGCTCGATGCACGACATCAGGCAGGCGCGTGCGGCCTTCGACCGGACCTTCGAGGACGTGATGGGCGAACTGGACCGCATCAGCCGCAGGCTCGATCTCTGA
- a CDS encoding WXG100 family type VII secretion target — protein MGTWAPIKIYSTFPGCVVDEKLTYAQIKAFLDNTDPASLARASEEFLSAATKLDAETGLQARVMRAHRALLTSWHGKDAADAQKTLRSLHSTAAALHKALKDTGTQLKQYSEVLERYKSNVPGGYVDLSANQNSLTSDANTYGLKLPTPSPSPSEITPKSNPIGDILAREHLRKLNAEIEKINAKLPEGLAWDLPKITPLDYTGGRKAGKVTVSDSDTPNTSSQTWNGGSSSGGQGSSGGGQGSTGAGTGGSSGSGSGGSGSGGQEQNPGGDSRPQDPTPQDPDPQDPKPQDPTPEQPAPQEPSPQEPAPEQPGQGDGDTSQNPRDPQTTPPVIGGDTGTDLADGTPTPTTTVPTHTTPTTADMLGTNTPRTTTPVTPFSMGTDGVIGKESVPFGYGAPGGAAASGAPSVLRGAGPTGSGMYPYVPGMGASPAGESSGERPREIYDPEGDAFGIRIEGTSPDCIC, from the coding sequence ATGGGCACCTGGGCGCCTATCAAGATCTATTCAACTTTCCCCGGTTGCGTGGTCGACGAGAAGCTGACATACGCGCAGATCAAGGCATTTCTCGACAACACGGACCCGGCGAGCCTTGCGCGCGCCAGCGAGGAGTTCCTCTCCGCCGCCACGAAACTCGACGCGGAGACGGGGCTTCAGGCCAGGGTGATGCGCGCGCACCGGGCGTTGCTGACGTCCTGGCACGGCAAGGACGCCGCGGACGCGCAGAAGACGCTGAGGTCGTTGCACTCCACAGCCGCGGCCCTGCACAAGGCGTTGAAGGACACCGGCACCCAGCTCAAGCAGTACTCCGAGGTGCTGGAGCGCTACAAGAGCAACGTGCCGGGCGGCTACGTCGACCTCAGTGCCAACCAGAACAGTTTGACCAGCGACGCCAACACCTACGGCCTGAAGCTGCCCACCCCCTCGCCCTCTCCCAGCGAGATCACCCCCAAGTCGAACCCGATCGGGGACATCCTCGCCAGGGAGCACCTGCGTAAGCTCAACGCGGAGATCGAGAAGATCAACGCCAAGCTGCCCGAGGGCCTGGCGTGGGATCTTCCCAAGATCACCCCCCTCGACTACACGGGCGGGCGCAAGGCCGGCAAGGTCACCGTCAGCGACTCCGACACGCCCAACACCTCGTCGCAGACGTGGAACGGGGGCTCGTCGTCCGGTGGCCAGGGCTCGTCCGGTGGCGGCCAGGGCTCAACCGGCGCGGGAACCGGCGGGTCGAGCGGGTCTGGATCGGGCGGATCCGGATCGGGCGGCCAGGAGCAGAACCCGGGCGGCGACTCGCGGCCGCAGGACCCCACGCCTCAGGATCCCGATCCGCAGGACCCCAAGCCGCAGGACCCGACGCCGGAGCAGCCGGCGCCGCAGGAGCCCTCTCCGCAGGAACCGGCGCCGGAGCAGCCGGGCCAGGGCGACGGCGACACCTCACAGAACCCCCGCGACCCGCAGACCACCCCTCCGGTGATCGGCGGCGACACCGGCACCGACCTCGCCGACGGAACGCCCACGCCGACCACGACGGTGCCCACGCACACCACCCCGACGACGGCCGACATGCTCGGCACGAACACGCCGCGCACCACGACGCCCGTCACGCCCTTCTCCATGGGCACGGACGGCGTGATCGGCAAGGAGAGCGTCCCGTTCGGCTACGGCGCCCCTGGCGGCGCTGCGGCGTCGGGCGCTCCCAGCGTGCTGCGCGGAGCAGGGCCGACGGGCTCGGGGATGTACCCCTACGTGCCCGGCATGGGAGCGAGCCCCGCCGGAGAGTCCAGCGGAGAGCGGCCCCGGGAGATCTACGATCCCGAGGGCGACGCCTTCGGGATCAGGATCGAAGGGACCAGTCCCGACTGCATCTGCTGA
- a CDS encoding WXG100 family type VII secretion target yields MATYTSPIKARIEDTSSEELPLDMLREAIKNTKPDLVRAAAEEFAAIGVKLDTMIEILDTHLKALDKSWTVGEDAKQVKAQLRRLRDSAASVRESISDGDKSRCATRGIGPALAAYSDTLRAFRGDPPDKAGSDISTLEAAGQWGMGGAGIGFMVGGPPGAVIGGVIGTIAGGITSLFSDVPFLNMVGESKQEKEQKAANKFLRELTKATVETAHWRFPESLKTDIPQFTVPQVKVKDLQAPGGVGPGGLPGLSTKAYDPTLGKGPDGLDGSGLDGLGEFDGDGPDGSDVDDIDLDGRAPDGSDLGGGVTGSGPDGKIQTVDPGAGDIDGDPGSVDGSSPPDGADVKGAGFDGKGGNTSLAGYDPSMSQVGDGTTPFGTTGTGSSSGGSGSSGGTSGGAAGVVQGAGAGVRASASGGTPGIYPPPASGSKTEQKERDRTTWLLEDDDLFSSDAKVTIHRIDDVSKDRA; encoded by the coding sequence ATGGCCACATACACCTCGCCCATCAAGGCGCGGATCGAGGACACGAGTTCCGAAGAGCTGCCGCTCGACATGTTGCGAGAGGCGATCAAGAACACGAAGCCCGATCTGGTCAGGGCCGCGGCCGAGGAGTTCGCGGCCATCGGGGTCAAGCTCGACACGATGATCGAGATCCTCGACACGCACCTGAAGGCGCTCGACAAGTCGTGGACGGTGGGCGAGGACGCCAAGCAGGTGAAGGCCCAGCTGCGCCGCCTGCGCGACTCGGCCGCCAGCGTCAGGGAGTCGATCTCGGACGGCGACAAGAGCAGGTGCGCGACGCGCGGCATCGGCCCCGCGCTGGCCGCCTACTCGGACACGCTCAGGGCCTTCAGGGGCGACCCGCCGGACAAGGCGGGCAGCGACATCTCGACGCTGGAAGCAGCCGGCCAGTGGGGTATGGGCGGCGCGGGCATCGGCTTCATGGTCGGCGGACCGCCCGGCGCGGTCATCGGTGGTGTCATCGGCACGATCGCGGGCGGCATCACCTCTCTCTTCAGCGACGTGCCCTTCCTCAACATGGTCGGCGAGAGCAAGCAGGAGAAGGAGCAGAAGGCGGCCAACAAGTTCCTGCGGGAGCTGACCAAGGCCACCGTCGAGACGGCGCACTGGCGCTTCCCCGAGTCGCTGAAGACCGATATCCCGCAGTTCACCGTGCCCCAGGTGAAGGTGAAGGACCTCCAGGCGCCCGGCGGGGTCGGCCCCGGCGGTCTGCCCGGCCTGTCCACGAAGGCCTACGACCCCACGCTCGGCAAGGGGCCCGACGGCCTCGATGGTTCCGGCCTCGACGGGCTGGGCGAGTTCGACGGTGACGGGCCGGACGGCTCCGATGTCGACGACATCGACCTGGACGGCCGGGCCCCCGACGGTTCGGACCTCGGCGGCGGCGTGACCGGCTCGGGGCCCGACGGCAAGATCCAGACCGTGGATCCCGGCGCCGGCGACATCGACGGCGACCCCGGCAGCGTCGACGGATCGTCGCCGCCCGACGGCGCGGACGTGAAGGGCGCGGGCTTCGACGGCAAGGGCGGGAACACCAGCCTCGCCGGCTACGACCCGTCCATGTCCCAGGTCGGCGACGGCACCACGCCCTTCGGGACCACGGGCACGGGCTCCTCCTCCGGCGGCAGCGGCTCCTCCGGGGGAACCAGTGGTGGCGCGGCGGGAGTCGTACAAGGAGCGGGCGCCGGCGTGCGCGCCTCCGCGAGCGGCGGCACACCCGGCATCTACCCGCCCCCGGCCTCCGGCTCGAAGACCGAGCAGAAGGAGCGCGACAGGACCACCTGGCTATTGGAGGACGACGACCTGTTCTCCAGTGACGCCAAGGTCACCATCCATCGCATCGACGACGTGTCGAAGGACAGGGCATGA
- a CDS encoding WXG100 family type VII secretion target: protein MADHDIFDVTKINYSGLDAGEVAFGNAFKELVAELEDLENQLSAKTAIWQGAAKTAYETARATWQTGAKDLADVVQLLSQNINITNMNMRDVERINTAMFDGK, encoded by the coding sequence ATGGCTGATCACGACATCTTCGACGTCACCAAGATCAACTACTCCGGTCTCGACGCCGGTGAGGTGGCCTTCGGCAACGCGTTCAAGGAGCTCGTCGCCGAGCTCGAGGACCTGGAGAACCAGCTCTCCGCCAAGACGGCGATCTGGCAGGGTGCCGCCAAGACCGCCTACGAGACCGCCCGCGCCACCTGGCAGACGGGCGCCAAGGACCTGGCGGACGTCGTCCAGCTGCTGTCCCAGAACATCAACATCACGAACATGAACATGCGGGACGTCGAGCGCATCAACACCGCGATGTTCGACGGTAAGTAA
- a CDS encoding WXG100 family type VII secretion target, producing MADQAQASRADLEQAISRIMQSQTNILAIQRKLDGANQDLHAHWVGGSREAFVRVAKAWHERLDVILKSLTQLAESIQANNKNYDLFNAQEEARFNRIAAMIDADVTFPSNR from the coding sequence ATGGCCGATCAGGCACAAGCAAGTCGGGCTGACCTAGAGCAAGCGATCTCGCGGATCATGCAGTCCCAGACCAACATTCTGGCGATCCAGCGCAAGCTCGACGGCGCCAACCAGGACCTGCACGCCCACTGGGTGGGTGGGTCTCGCGAGGCCTTCGTGCGCGTGGCCAAGGCCTGGCACGAGCGGCTGGACGTCATCCTCAAGAGCCTGACCCAGCTCGCGGAGTCGATCCAGGCCAACAACAAGAACTACGACCTCTTCAACGCGCAGGAAGAGGCGCGGTTCAACAGGATCGCGGCGATGATCGACGCCGACGTCACGTTTCCCTCGAACAGGTAG